The DNA sequence AGCATGAGACGCCCTTATGGAGCGATGCTCACTTCAATGTCCTGGATAAATATGTGGCCTCCCTGGCAGCGTTGGGGCAGAAGGCGGCGACGGTTATCGTCTCTGAAATCCCATGGTCAGGGCAGGGTTCTGTCCGAGATTTGGTGTATCCTTCGGATCTTTTCGAGTATAGCATGGTGCGTGTCAGAAAGGACGCCAGCGGCGAATTCCGCTATGATTATTCAATTCTGGATCGCTATGTGGATCTTTGCGAGCGCCATGGGATCAAAGATGAAATAGAGGTCTTCGGCCTGATCAATATCTGGCAATTCAGCGAAGGCGGGTTTGCGGGCGCTGTCGATTATATTGATGATATTCGCGTTCGCTACTACGATGAGGCGAGCGGGAGTTATGCCTTCTTACGTGAAGGAAATGAGATAGAGGCATATATCAAGGCGCTGGAGGAACATTTCGCAAATAGAGGCTGGCTGGAGCGGGTGAGAGTTGTCGCCGATGAACCGGCGGATCTGGAGCTTTACCAGCGTCGCCTTGAAAACCTCCGCCGGATTGCGCCTAGTTTCAAGTTCAAGGCAGCCATAAACCATAAGGAGATGTTACTATCACCACCACCCAACCTCTCTGATTTCGTTCCTTTTCTGTATCTCCTCTGGGATAATTGGGATGATCTCGGCGAATTGCGGAAACTGGTTCCGGGGCGGTTCCTCTGGTATGTATGCTGCGGGCCTGAATGGCCAAATACCTTCCTACGTTCCCCATTGATTGAGAGTCGCCTTATCCCGGTTCTGACCTTCTTTATGGGGTGCGACGGCTTTCTGCGCTGGAACTACACTGTCTGGCCTGAAAAACCTCGTGAGAGACTCTCGTTCCGCGCGCCGTTCTGGCCGGCGGGCGATACTAATTTCGTCTACCCCGGCAATTTCGGTGGACCTTTACTTTCATTGCGCTATAAGCTTCTGCTCAAGGGAATTCAGGATTTTGAGCTCCTGTGGATGGTCAAACAGGCCGGAATGGGAAATAAGATCCAGGAATATTTCTCAATGATCCTGCGAAGCCCGTTATTGAGGGAAGCGCGGGGGGCGGAGGCAGCGGAACGCGCGCAGGAGACAGGAGGCGCATCGAAAGCAGAAGACGCACAGAGGACGGAGAGCGCGTGGAATGCGGAAAGTGCGCGGAATGCGGGAGAGACTTTGCAAGAGAAGAGAGCCCGCGGGACGCTGAGGCGTGAGGAATTATATAGCCTCAATGACGCTGACTATGAACGTGCCACAGCGCTTTTGCTGGATGCGCTGGCAGACCTGGGGATAGGTCGTCGATAGACTCTTCGAGGGATTATTCATCGGGCCGCTCCTATTTATAATGGCAAACTCGCGCGGTCAGATTCTTTGCCTCAAGATCATGGTTTTTCTCAGTGGCTCCAGCAGGGAAATCTACTTCTTTGGCGAAGAGGAATGGCGGACTATTCCAGACCTCTTCAATGAGGAGAGGCTGGTTTCAGGAGGGAATGCCATGAGTTGCGTCACACGGGTAACCGTATGGAATGAAAACCGACATGAGAAGAGTGACGAACGTATCGCCAAAGTCTATCCGGAGGGTATCCACGGAGCTATAGCAAGCTATCTGCGAACTCAGCCCGGGTTTGAGGTCCGAACTGCGACGCTTGACGAACCTGAGCATGGTCTTACAGATGAGGTCCTTGCCAACACGGACGTTCTCACCTGGTGGGGCCATATGGCTCATGGAGATGTAAGCGATGCGGTAGTTGACAAGGTACATAAACGGGTCCTGGATGGAATGGGCCTCATTGTTCTCCATTCCGGCCATTTCTCCAAGATCTTCAGAAAGCTCATGGGCACCACATGCAATCTCAAGTGGCGTGAGATAGGCGAGAAGCAACGCCTCTGGGTGGTAGAGCCCGGCCATCCCATCGTGGAGGGTATAGGGGAATACTTTGAGCTCGAGCATGAGGAGATGTATGGAGAACGCTTTGATATCCCCGCGCCCGATACCCTGGTCTTTATAAGCTGGTTCCCCGGAGGAGAAGTGTTCCGCAGTGGTTGCTGCTATCATCGTGGACGAGGGAAGATCTTCTATTTCCAGCCCGGTCACGAGACTTACCCAACGTATTATAATCCGACTGTGCTCAAGGTGATAGCAAATGCGGTTCGCTGGGCTGCGCCGGGGGATGGTCCTAAGCCGACATTTGGGAACTATAAGCCGCTGGAATGCCTATGATAGGGCTACCCTGATGGCTCCCCAGTATGATCATGCTGGATTGGTGCCGCTCGGGGCGCATGGTAGGCATCCCTGAAACGCTCGAAATAGGTAGGACTGTTCCCTTATTCTAGATGGAAAGACACGCCGGCTCTGGGGGAGGCCCCGCCGGCTTTTACATTTCGCGCGCCGGGATGAAGCATCCCGGACTAGGCAAAGATCTGCTCGAGGCTCGCCTCTAGACCTGGAAAAGCGTATGAAGCGGCGGTCTCCCCATATCTATAGGTCGCGCTTTGACTCAAGTCGTTGTTCTCGAAAAAGTAGATGGTTACTTCCCGGTTGAAAGGATTAACGATCCAATATTCCTTTACCCCCGTCGACATATAGAGATCAAGCTTTCGGATCGCGTCCTTGCCGCGCGTGCTTTCAGAGAGTATTTCCACTATGAGCGCGGGGATTCCCATATAATAATCCTTTTCATTTAATTTCTCCTCAAGGTCGCAGATCACCATAAGGTCGGGTTGGACCACGTTGATGTCTTCGGGGTTTCGTCTGAGCGTAATGTCATAAGGCGCCAACATCGGGCGACACGGCTTGCCCCTGAACCAATTATGAAAGATGATGTGGAGTTCGCCGAGAGCTTTCTGGTGCGAAGTCGTCGGTGAAGCCAGCTGATAGATTTCGCCATCGATATACTCATATCTCTCCTCGCTGTTCTCTGTGAGGCGCAGAAACTCCTCGTATGTAACCTTCCTTTGGGCATGGATATATTCCGGCGCCTCCTCCTGGCTCATCCCGGGAGCGGCCGTTGCATGGGTATCCTCGTAGGCGGTCAATCTGGCCACATAGCGGCCGTTGCTGGTGATAATGATATCTTCGCGAGCTGAGAGCCTTAGATACTTGCCGAGGTTATTCTTGAGATCGGTGGCGCTCACGATCATAGAAATCCCTCCAAGGGGATGCTTTCTGAGGGGCTATTTTAGCTAAATTAGCTATTTACCATTATAGGGGTCGGTTCGGGCACTGTCAAGATGGGTTTTGCCCCATTGCCGCATCTATGAATTC is a window from the Bacillota bacterium genome containing:
- a CDS encoding type II toxin-antitoxin system Phd/YefM family antitoxin, with amino-acid sequence MIVSATDLKNNLGKYLRLSAREDIIITSNGRYVARLTAYEDTHATAAPGMSQEEAPEYIHAQRKVTYEEFLRLTENSEERYEYIDGEIYQLASPTTSHQKALGELHIIFHNWFRGKPCRPMLAPYDITLRRNPEDINVVQPDLMVICDLEEKLNEKDYYMGIPALIVEILSESTRGKDAIRKLDLYMSTGVKEYWIVNPFNREVTIYFFENNDLSQSATYRYGETAASYAFPGLEASLEQIFA
- a CDS encoding DUF4091 domain-containing protein; translated protein: MYVFGLKEASFKYVCGHMRGSPAEFCQEQQIKLVTARRGLCAFQVLVHGDQDFMLAVTDAPIFYKSGPLDIIRLEVSGRLPGAVNKQLIGLIEDDDRQLKADLLLTQDAIFVAGRNLQPVWVEFEIPESASAGIYEGKVILWRHRMFATEEKLGELSFTIEVKDVTLPLPQDYHFYLDLWQHSSNISRKHETPLWSDAHFNVLDKYVASLAALGQKAATVIVSEIPWSGQGSVRDLVYPSDLFEYSMVRVRKDASGEFRYDYSILDRYVDLCERHGIKDEIEVFGLINIWQFSEGGFAGAVDYIDDIRVRYYDEASGSYAFLREGNEIEAYIKALEEHFANRGWLERVRVVADEPADLELYQRRLENLRRIAPSFKFKAAINHKEMLLSPPPNLSDFVPFLYLLWDNWDDLGELRKLVPGRFLWYVCCGPEWPNTFLRSPLIESRLIPVLTFFMGCDGFLRWNYTVWPEKPRERLSFRAPFWPAGDTNFVYPGNFGGPLLSLRYKLLLKGIQDFELLWMVKQAGMGNKIQEYFSMILRSPLLREARGAEAAERAQETGGASKAEDAQRTESAWNAESARNAGETLQEKRARGTLRREELYSLNDADYERATALLLDALADLGIGRR
- a CDS encoding trehalose utilization protein ThuA → MSCVTRVTVWNENRHEKSDERIAKVYPEGIHGAIASYLRTQPGFEVRTATLDEPEHGLTDEVLANTDVLTWWGHMAHGDVSDAVVDKVHKRVLDGMGLIVLHSGHFSKIFRKLMGTTCNLKWREIGEKQRLWVVEPGHPIVEGIGEYFELEHEEMYGERFDIPAPDTLVFISWFPGGEVFRSGCCYHRGRGKIFYFQPGHETYPTYYNPTVLKVIANAVRWAAPGDGPKPTFGNYKPLECL